One Gemmatimonadaceae bacterium genomic window, GAGCATCTCGGCCTTGGCGCGCACGTCGACCTGAACGTCGCGGAGGCTGAAGGACTCGAGTGAGACCTGCTCGAGAAAGCGCCGCTGGAAGTATTCGATCACGCGTTCGGCGACGTCTTCCTCGTCGGGCGCTCGGCCGTCGGCTTCGACGCGCGCAACGAATCCCATCCGACGCAATGCACCCGTGATCCGCGACGACTCGCGTTTGAAAATGCCGTCGAGGAACTGCGGAATCCCCTCCTTCATGTCGCGCGACAACAGCCCAACGGCGCCGAAGTCGACGAAGACGATGCTTCCGTCGTCTCGCACGAGAATGTTGCCGGGATGCGGATCGGCGTGATACACGCCGTCGACGAAGATCATCTGGCAGTACGCCGTGAGGATACGCTGCGCCAGCGCCGGGCGATCGATGCCGCGGCGCTCGAGCTCGGCGAGATCGGTCACCTTCGTCGCCTCGATGAGCTCCGTCGTCAACACTTTCTCTGTTGAGAAATCTCGAATCACGACGGGAAACTCGACCATCGGGTCGCTGCCGAAGCGCGACCCGATGAGCGCGATGTTCTCCGCTTCCTTCCGGAAGTCGAGCTCGTCGCGAATCATCGCGCTGATCTCGCTGTGGTACGACTCGATGCCACGGACCCGCGTGACGAACTGGACGATGCCGAGGATGCGCCTAATCGCGGTGAGATCGAGCTGCGTGATCTCGTCGATGTCGGCGTGCTGCACCTTGACCGCGACACGTACTCCATTGTGCAGCCGCGCCTCATGGACCTGCGCGAGCGAGGCACTCGCCATCGGCTCGGGATTCCACCAGGCGAACAGCGAGTTCGGTCCTCGCCCGAATTCCCGTTCGATGCGTTCGACGATCTGCTCCAACGGCCGCGCGGGAATCGAATCCTGCAGTCCTTCGAGCTCGCGCCGGAATTCTTCGGGTAGAAAATTGGCGAGAATGCTGATGAGCTGCCCGACTTTGATGAATAGTCCGTCGAGCTCGATGATCGCGCGCTCGATGCGCCGCGCGTTGACGCGATGCTTCTCGAAGAGCCTGCGCTCGTACCCGTCAGGCGTGAGAAACGGACGGCGCAGCCGCAATACCAGATAACTCGCGAGCACGCGCAACGTGACGCCGTAGGCTTTCGCGAGCCGGAAGCGCGGCCGGTCGTGGTCGAGTCTCACGGGCGAAAGCTCGCCAGCCCCCATTCAACGGTCCAGAGCGAGTTGAACAAATTATTCAGAATTCGTTCGGAGGATGCGGCCCGGGATGCGCGCGCCGCACCCGGGCCGTATCATTGTGCGCCTCGACAGTAGCGAGGCGCATGACGACGCAGCTGCTGGAGTCGACTCGTCAGAGTCCATGACACATCTGACACGGAGCGGAAGGCAAAGATCCGTCGCAGGCGTGGGGCACGGCTCGGCGCATCGGCTTTCGTTTTGTATTTACTTATCTCGTCCTCTACAATCTGCCCGTGGCTATCACCGGATCAACGAGCTCCCCTTCAACCGCTGACGCCGCGTCGGCAGTCGCCGGCGCCGGACCAATCCTGCTCTACGACGGGAGCTGCGGCTTCTGCGCACAATCCGTGCAGTGGATTCTCCGACACGAGCGCCGTCGACGCGACCTCCGTTTCGCTCGGCTCGAAGGCGCTCTGGGCACCACGCTCCGCGCTCGGCATCCGGAGCTCGCCGCGATCGACTCGCTGATCTGGTACGAGCCCGCGACGACCACTGCGTCCGAGCAACTGCTCTGGCAATCGCGCGGCGTCCTTCGTGTGGCCCGCTACGTCGGCGGCGTCTGGGCCGCACTGGGCTCGTTAGGTGCAATAATGCCACGCCCCTTCTCGGACTCGGTGTATGCGTGGATTGCCAGGCACCGCCGCGATCTGGCGCCAGAGTCGTGCATCGTACCAACACCGGAGCAGCGGCAGCGGTTCATCGCCTGATGAATGGATAGGAGCCACTTGCTCGCGTTTCTTCGTGCGCATCGACTGGCCATCCAGGCGACCGCATCGCTCGACGGCGCGCCACAAGCCGCCGTCGTCGGCTACGCGGTCACCGACGATCTCGAGCTCGTGTTCGACACCCTCGCGTCGACGCGCAAGGCGCAGAACCTCCGCGCCAACCCGCGCGTCGCCTTCGTCATCGGCGGCTTGAAGAGAGCCGACGAGCGCACCGTGCAATACGAGGGCATTGCCGATGAACCTGTCGGCGAGGAGCTCGAACGTCTCAAGAGGATCTATTACGATGTCTTCCCCGACGGTCCGAGCCGCTTGAGCTGGCCGGGTCTCATCTACGTGCGCGTGCGCCCCATGTGGCTGCGCTACAGCGACTACAACACCGATCCGCCCGAGATAATGGAGTTCCGCGCGGACGAGTTGAGTGCGACTCGATGACTGCTTTGGAAACGCCAGTCGAGATTGGCGCGCGGAGCGAGCCCTTGACGCGGCGCGAACTTTCACCGCATGCAAATAGGCATGTACACGTTCGCTGAGACCACGCCCGACCCGCGCACGGGGCATCGCATCACGCCGGGCCAGCGATTACGCGACCTCATCGAGGAGATCGAGCTCGCCGATCAGCTCGGACTCGACGTCTTCGGTGTCGGCGAACATCACCGGCCGGATTTCGCCGTCTCCTCGCCGGCCGTCGTGCTCGCCGCGGCGGCCGAGCGCACGAAACAGATCCGCCTGACGAGTGCGGTGACCGTGCTCAGCTCGGACGATCCCGTTCGCGTGTTTCAAGACTTTGCAACGCTCGACCTGCTCTCGGATGGACGCGCCGAGATCATGGCCGGGCGCGGCTCGTTCACCGAGTCCTTCCCACTATTCGGTTATGACCTCGGTGACTACGATGAGCTGTTCGCCGAAAAGCTCGAGCTGTTGCTCGCATTGCGCGCCGACGAGCGCGTGACCTGGCATGGCCGGCATCGCGCGGCGCTCGACAACCTCGGCGTCTATCCCCGTCCGGAACATGAGATCCCGATCTGGGTCGCCGTCGGCGGAACACCGCAGTCAGTCGTCCGTGCCGCGAACCGCGGCCTCCCGGTGGCACTCGCGATCATCGGCGGAGCGCCCGAGCGATTCGTGCCCCTCATCGACCTCTATCGTGAGAGCGCGCGGCGCGCGGGACGTGATCCCTCGACGATGGCCGTCGGCATCAACTCACACGTCTGGATCGCCGACGACTCGCAGCGCGCCGCCGACGAGTTCTTCCCCTCGTATGCCGACGTGATGACGCGGATCGGGCGCGAGCGCGGCTGGCCGCCGACGACGCGAGCGCACCTCGACGGGCTTCGGTCGCCGCGCGGCTCGCTGCTCGTCGGCAGCCCGCAGGAAGTGATCGACAAGATGCTCTTCGAGCACGAGCTCTTTCACTACGATCGCTTCCTCGCGCAAATGACTGTCGGCTCGATGCCGCACGACCGTGTCCTGCACGCGATCGAGCTACTCGGCACCGTGGTCGCGCCAGCCGTTAGGCGTGCCACGGTGAACGCGACGACGACCGCCGACCCTGATGCCCCAGCTGCCCTTAACGGTCGGTCTGCCTTGATCCCCAGATCGCGGGCGTCCCCGCAACGCCCGTGCGACTGATCGGTGTCACCGCGATCCACTGAGCACCTAACGTGTCAGCTGCCGAAAGCGCGAGCGCCGGACTATCCGCGCGCACGAGACGTTCGCGCCATCTGCGATCGGTGCTGAATGTCTGGATCATCCACCAGCGCACCGCGACGCTGTCGCCCGGCGACGCGACCAGCACGGCGTGCGCGCCGTCCGATGTTGCCGGCCCATCGCCGCTGCTGCCGTTCTGTAGCGGCGGATCGTCGTCCGGTACGTCGATCAGCGGCCTCGCCGGTTGCGCTGCGCCGAGCCACGGACTTGCGGGCGGCAGCGCCGGCTCGGCGTACTCCTGCGCGCGAAGCTCGTCGCCGAACGTCGCGCTATCGCCCGCGCTCAGTCGCTCGGCGAAGGTTCCAAGGCGGAAATGAACGTGGCCTAACGACTCCGTCGTGCCCTGCCGCGCCGCGCGCAATGCGTCGACCTCGCGCGCGATCTCCTCCGCCGGCCACGGATCATAGCGCGAACCAACGCGCATCGTGAATAGCCCCGGCCAGAGATGACGGCCGCGGACGTTCTCGCTCCGCCACCACGCGTCCAGCTTCGTGAAGCGCTGCTGGTAATTCTCGAGTGGCCAGTAGAGCTGCGGCGCGAGATAGTCGACCCACCCTTCGCGCAGCCACCGGCGTGCATCGGCAAAGATCTCGGCGTAGGAATCGAGGCCCGTGACCCCTTCCGGATAGCCCGGCCGCCAGATGCCGAACGGACTGATCCCGACGAGCACCCACCGCTTTCGCGCCTTCACCTCGCGATACAGCGTTTGCACGAAATCGTCGATGTTGGCCCTTCGCCAGGCGTCGCGGTCGGTCCAGCCGCGCGCCAAACCGTAGCGCTTCCACGACACATCGTCGGGAAAGTGCAACGTCACGCGGCGCGTGATCCGACGCCGATGTTTGCCGTGCTTGACGACGCGCGTGACAGTCGCCTCCTCCTGATACGGGTAGAAGTAGTCGTCGAGATGCACGCCATCGATATCGTATCGGTCGACGACTTCGAGAATCGCGTCGAGCACCGCACGACGCGCCGCCGGAATGCCGGGATCGATCCAGGTCGACTTGCCGTAGTGGCGCACCCACTCAGGATGCGTGCTCGTGACGTGGCCGGCGATCGGCTTCCCCAGATCGTCGGGCGGCATCGCGCGGAAGGGATTGAACCAGGCGTGCAGCTGCAGGCCACGCGCGTGCCCTTCGCTGATGGCGAGCGCCAGCGGATCGTAACCGGCGTAATCGCCTAACGACGACGCGTCACGGCCGACGAGGTACCGCGACCAGGGCGCGCGATGCGTCGGATAGAGCGCGTCGGCCGCCGTGCGCACGTGCAGAAGCACGGCGTTGAGCCCGTCGGCTTTCGCGCGATCGAGAATCGCGGCGAGCTCGAATTTCTGTTCGTCGATGCTCAGACCCGGCCGCGATGGCCAGTCACCTCCCTCGGTCGGCGAGATCCATGCGGCGCGGAATTCTCGCGCGAGCGCTGGCGGAGTCGGCGTCGGCTGCGCTCGCGCCGTGGACACCGCCAGTCCAAACCATAGGACAACCGAGGCGCCGCGCCCGCGTCGGGCGGCGAATTGCTTTGACATCGATGACACTGCTTCGAGACGAAGTTCTTGGCATGGAACGAGGAAGTGAGCGCGTGATGCGCTCCTTCCGCAGTGTATCCTCGATCACACTCAATGCAAACCCTGGCCCATTGATTCCGAATGCGGATCGGCCACAGCGCGTGAACGCTCTCGAGTCTATCGGTCGTGTGGTTTGAGCTCGGCGAGGAGGCTGTCAAGAACGTCGACGAGCCGATCTGCATCGTCGAGATCGAATGGCATCGGCGGCCGGATCTTCACGACATTGTGAAACGGCCCATCGGTACCCGCGAGTATTCCCTCGCCGCGCATCCGGTTGACGACGTACGATGCTTCACGGTCGGCCGGCTCGAGCGTCGCCCGGTCACGCACGAGCTCGACGCCGAGGAAGAGCCCCGATCCCCGCACGTCGCCGACGAGCTCATGACGCACCACGAACGGCCGGAGTCCACTGAGCAAACGCTCACCAATGCGTCTTGCGTGCTCCTGCAGGTCTTCGTCGCGCACGACATCGAGAACGGCGAGGCCGATCGCGCAGGACACCTGGTTGCCACCGAAGGTCGAGAAGTACTCCATCCCGTTGTCGAACGATTCGGCAATCTCCCGTCGCACCGCGACCGCTCCCAAGGGATGCCCGTTGCCTAACGGCTTTCCCATGACGACGATGTCCGGTACCACGTCCTGGGCCTCGAAGGCCCAGAAATGCGTCCCGATCCGGCCGAGGCCCGTCTGCACCTCGTCGGCGATGCAGACGCCGCCGGCTGCCCGCACGATCGCGTACGCCGCACCCAGGTATCCGGGCGGGAACATGATCTGCCCGCCGACGCTCGGACTGCTCTCGGCGATGAAGCCGGCAATGCCGCGACCTCGTGCCCGTGCGCGCGCGACGAGCGCGCCGATTGGATCGGCGTATTTCCGTCCTGCATCGGGATCGCTGCGCTTGAACGGCCCGCGATAGTCGTCGGCGAGCGGCGCCACGTGCACCCACTCGGGCGCACCGTGTCCGCCTGGACCGGAATGTTTGTACGGACTGATGTCGATGAGTGAAGTCGTGTTGCCGTGATACGCCGCCTCGAGCACGATCATGTCGCGCTCGCCGGTGTGCCCCCGCGCGAGCCGCAGCGCCAACTCGTTCGCTTCACTCGCCGAGTTGACGAGATACACAACTCCATCGGCGAGCGCGCCAGGCAGCGTTGCTCGCAGCCGCGCGGCGTACTCGTTGACGAGATCGCTCGGATAGCGCGTATTCGTGTTCAGGATTGCCATCTGCGCCTGGCCGGCGCCGACGACACGGGGATGGCAATGGCCGACATGCGGGACGTTGTTGTAGGCGTCGATGAACTGACGGCCGGTGTCGTCGTAGAGATATTGCATCCATCCTCGCTCCGCCTTCACCGGCAAGCGATAGGCAATGCTCAGATTCCCGCCGAGGCGCTCCCGGCGCGCAGCGAGCGTCGTTAGGCCATCGGGCTCGTGTCGGGGAAAGCGATCCGCCGGGACGCCGACGATCAGATTCGGATCCGGCGACAAGCTTCGCCACACCGCGCGCTGGCTCGCCGGCGCGACGCCAGGGAAGTCGGTCCCCAGGCCGAGCAGGTCGGTGATGATTTGCAGATGGAGATGCGGTGTCCACCCGAGGTTCTCGTTAGGTGTTCCAAGGGACGCGAAGCGACCTCCCCTGGCGATGCGCCGGCCGAGGACGAGCCCGTCGAGCGACGACCGGCTCAAGTGGCCGTACAGTGTGAAGAACACGTCGCCCGCGTCGGTCTCGTGGCGGAGGATGACGACGGGTCCGTAGTCCTGTGCCACGGCGTTGTTCGCAAAGGCGTGCACGACACCGTCGAGCGGCGCATGTACGGCAGTCCCCGAATCCGCGAAGAGATCGAGGCCGATGTGAATCGTTCTCCGTTCGCTCGCCGGCTTTGGGCCCCCGAAGAATGGCGCGGTGTAGAGTAGTCGCGCTTCGTCGTATCGCCCAACTGCGACTCGCACGCCCGCATCCTCCATCGCGGCCGCGATGCGCGTCGTGACCTTCGGCTCGGCATTCTCGCCTGGGTTGCCGCTCACGAGCGGGCTCGCGACTCCGAGATCGAGGACGATGGTGCGCTCCGCACTCAGATCGACATCGAGCACGGGCGCGAAGGACCCGCCGTTCGCGCGGAGCCACTCACGCGCGCGCGCGCTGCGGGCGACGGGTTCGAGTCCGGCCGCCTCGCGCACCACGGCAACTGAGAGCGCGTGCGGGATGCGCATCAGCGTTGGGAGCGTTCGATGGATGCTCGATTGACTGACGCCGAGGTATTCGTTGTCGGGTCGAGCTTTCTGCTGCCCGACGGCGATCGCGGCGCTCAGCGCCAACCGCAGACACGCCAGCTCGAACAACACTTCGAGCTCACGATCGTCGAAGGCGCACTCGCGCCGCGCTCCGCGGACCAACGACGCAAGAATCGCGAGCGGATCATCCGCGTCGAGCATGAGGTACGCCGCCGCAATCGCGAGATCGGCGATGCGCCACCCATACACCATGTCGCCGAAGTCGACGACGCCGCTCACGCGATCACCGTTGATGAGAATGTTGTGATCGTTGAGATCGTTATGGATCACGCCGCGCCGCAGCTCCCCGGCCAGCGGTACCACGTAACGGTTCATACGCGCGAGCGTGGCGTCGATCGCCATGCCTAACGTCTCACCGATGATCGAAGAGCGCGCTGCGGCGATCAGATCGGCCGCCCGAGCAAGATCCCAGTGGAAGTCCCGCTCGAGCGCCGGCTGCTGAATCTGCTCGAGGGACCTCGTCAGCCTGCCGATCGTCGCGCCAAGGTCGTCGAGCAGCTCGCGGGACCGGTAACGCCCGTCGGCGAGGAGGTTGCCAGGGAGGTGCGTAATCGCCCACGCAAAATGGCACTCGCCGTTCGCGCCAGATAACTCGGTGATCGCGTCGCCGCCCGTGGTGCACACGACGCGCGGTACGGCAACATCGCGCTCCGCGAGCACGGACAGAACCTGTTGCTGCGCCTCGAGCAATGCTCGCGTCTCGAGCGCATTCGCAATCTTGAGCACAAGCGCGGGCGCGCCGTTGCTCCCCTCAATCAAGAAATTCTGATCGCGCTCGCTGGTGAGCGCGCGAGCCCGGCCACTACGACCGTAACGTTCGCGCGCTATTCGTTCAGCGTCATCGAGCGTAAAGGTCGGGCTATGGTCGAGCATTGTACCGAGCAGTTCGTGTCACCCTGAGGAACGAAGGCGCTTGCCTCGACAGCCGCGCGCTCATTCCTCGCGCAACGCAATCGTCGGATCGAGCGCCGCCGCGCGGCGAGCGGGCATCCACGACGCCAGCACCGCGATCGCTACGAACAATACTACGATTGCCACAAACGTCAGCGGATCACTCGGCGTCACTTCGACGAGCATGCTGCGCATCGCCCTCGTCAACGCAAACGCGCTCGCCCCGCCGATCACGATCCCCATCGCGCTGAGGCGCAGTCCCTGCCCCACGATGAGCCGCATGATACTCCACTGCTGCGCACCGAACGCCATCCGCAGCCCGATCTCCGCCGTGCGCATTCGCACCAGTGTCGACAACACGCCATACAGACCGACCGACGCGAGAATCACCGCGATCGTCGCGAAGACTCCAATCAGCACGAGCGAGAAGCGCGTTTGCGCCATCGCGCGGTCGACGTAGGCCGAGTACGGCTTGACGTTCGCGACGAGGAGCGAGGGATCCATCTCGCGGATCACTGCACGAATGGGTGCGGCGAGTGTCGTCGGATCGACGTTCGTTCGCACGACCCAGGTCGTCGCCGCAAAATGATTGAAGATGCCATCGGTGAAGAACATCTCTTCCGGGCCGTTGGTCGCGAGCGATTCGTGGCGCTCGTGGTCGACGATGCCGATCACGTCGAACCATTCCGGTTCCTCGGTTCGCACGCGGACGAGCAAACGTTGACCGACGGCGTTCCTGTTCGGAAATGCTTTCGCCGCTAACAGCTTGTCGACGATGATGACCCTGGCACTGTCTCGGTTGTCCACCGACGTGAATGTGCGCCCGGCGATCAGCCTCGTACGCATCGTCTCGAAATAGCCAGGATACACGGCGATCGTCGTCGCCTGCTTGAATTTCGCTGGATCAGCTGCGGCTTCCGCCGTCCCGTAGCGCGCATTCGAGAGCGAGCCGTCGAGTGGCAGCACCGAGGTCACGGTGACGCCGCGCACCCCTGGCAACGCCCCGAGTCGCTCGTGCACATTGTCCTTGAACACCGCCTGCTCGTCCGGCTTGTTGAGTCGTGGATTCACGAGCGTGAAGGTGAGGACGCGATCCGGATCGTAGCCTGGATCGACGTGCGACAGGGCGACGAAGCTGCGCACCATGAGTCCCGAGCCAATCAGGAGCACGAAGGAAAGCGCAACTTCTGCGGTCACGACGCCATTGCGCAGCAGCTTGGCTCCGCCGAGCCCCGGTGAACGTCCGGCGGCACGCAGCACGTCCGCGAGATCGGGACGCGACGCTCGCCACGCGGGCACGACGCCGAACAGCACCGCCGACACGACGGCGCAGGTAATCGTGAACGAGAGCACAAAGGGATCGAGCGAGACCGTGTCGAGACGCGGCAGATTCGCCGGCGCCATCGCGATGAGCAGTCGGATCCCGAGCTGCGCCAGCGCAAGGCCGAGCAATGCGCCACCGCCCGCGAGCAGGAGACTCTCGGCGAACATCTGCCTGACGAGTCGCCAGGGCGATCCACCCAACGCGGCGCGCACCGCCAGCTCACGCTCTCGGACCGACGACCGGACGAGCAACAGATTGGCGACATTCGCGCACGCGATCAGCAGCACGAACACCACCGCGCCCATGAGCGCCAGGATCGCGGGCTTTACCTCCGCGACCATGTTCTCGTGCATCCCATCGACGTCGATGTTGAAGTTCGCCGTCTGATCGATGGGAAAGCGTCGCCGCAGATCGGCCGCGATGCCGTCGGCCTGCGCCTGCGCCTGCGCCATCGTCACCCCCGGCTTCATCCGGCCGATGACGCGCAGAAAGACATTTTTCCGCGATGAATTCTCGTAGTCGATGCGCTGAGCGAACCAGATGTCGGGCGTGGGCTCGATCGACGCTTTCGGTGGGAAGAGCAGCTCGAAGCCCGGTTGCAGAATGCCGACGACCGTCGCGCTGGCACCGCCGACGTCGATCGCCTTCCCAAGGATGGTCCGGTCACCGCCAAAGCGACGCTCCCAGAATTCGTGGCTCAGGATGGCGATGAGCGGAAGCCGCGGTCCCGGCGGTGCCGGCGCCACACCGGCAACCGGCTGCGGCGGGCGTGGCTGCGGCATCCCGTCATTGTCCGTGAAATCGCGTCCGACTTCGATACGGCCGCCAAGGAGACGGAAGATGTTCGTCGTCGCTCCGGCCGTGCTCACCTGCTCGGGATCTCCGCCATTCCCCGTCACCGTTCCGCGCCCGGTCGTCACCGCGGCGAAATCCTGGAAGAGCGTCCCCTGATCCTTCAGATCTTTGAAGTCCGGCGGCGAGAAGGGAAAGTTCGGGAGGCTGCGCGCCCGCAGCTCGCCCCAGACGAGCACGAGGCGGTCGGCGTGCGGATATGGCAAAGGACGCAGCAGCACCGAGTTCACGACGCTGAAGATCGCCGTGCTCGCGCCGATGCCTAACGCGAGCGTCAGCAGCGCCGTCGCGGCAAACGCCGGATTCTTGCGCAGCGAGCGCATCGCGAACTTGATGTCTTTCAGTAAAGCGTCCATGGAGAGTGCAGGCTGGTTGTCGGTTGCTTGTGGTTGGTGGCTTGGTGCTCGGTGATCGGTTGCTGGTGGTTTGTGAGTGCGGATAACCAACCACCAACCACCAGCCACCAATCACCAGCCACCAATCACCAGCATCACCCGTCGGGCCATGCGCCCAGTAATCGTCTGACCACGATCAGTTCGCCGACATGGTACGCCGTGTGGTCGGCGGTGAGCAGGATTTCGCGCAGGTACGTTTGTCCTGTTCCATTCGGCACCGGCGCGGTGAGATCGGTTTTCGCGTCGACCGCGAGTGCCGCCAGCTTGTCGCGATCACGCTTAACGGCGGCAATGCTGTCATCCCAGGCCTTTGCTGACGGCGGTTCCGGCCCCTCGGGCCAGTAATCCTTCGGCCATTCCTGCTCTTTGTATTTCGACGCGACGCAGAACTCGAGAATGTCTGCCTGCGTGATTCGAATGTGCTCGACCAGCTGCCAGGCCGAGTAAGGAAGCCCGTTTGGCACCTTGCCTCGGAGCGCGGGGGCGAGCCCCTTCACCGCGGATTCGAAGCCGGCATGGGCATCCTCCCAGTCCAGTGTTCGCGCGATGTGTTGACCGAGCGATTTGTCGTCAGGCATTGTGACCGCATCCTGAGGAGCCCAGGCGCTTGTACTCGAGGAGCGCAAGCGACGAAAGGACGAAGGATGACAGTCGACTGGAAGGCGGCCAGTGTCAACCGCCGAGAATTGTCGGGGGTCCACTCCTAGCCGAACCTCGGGGAAATTCGCATACTGAAACGTCCCATTCGTATCCGGAGGTTGTCATGCCCGTTACGTCTCCGCCGATGGGGTCCGACCAGCCGCCCACCCCAGGCGTGCCACTCAGCGATCCTGCTTCGCTCGAGCAGTACTTCCGTTCTCATTTCTCCGATCTCGCGACCGAGGCGAAAGAGCAACTGGCTGACGCCGCGTCTGCAGCCCCAAAAGTCGTCGAGGGCGCCTTCCGTCACGCATGGGAGGAGCGAGAGCGCATAACGAGCTCGCAGGATCTGGACTCCTTCCTCCACGACGAGGTCCGACACGGCGCAGCGCGCGAGAAGAGTCGGCGGGCGAGCCTGCACCGGCACGACGCGCCCGGGTCAGCCAAGCCGGCTCCGCACAGTCAGACGCAGGTCGACGTCGACCAGTCCTGGGTCCATCTGTCTCGTGCACTACATTTCGTGCCCGATGACGTGAGTATCGCCGAACAGGAGAGCGCTGCGGCGCTCCGCCATGACGCTGCCGGTCACGTCGCGGAGCTGGCCAGGAAGCGTTCGTGGAAGGTGCCTATCGCCATCGTCGTCGTTGCCGCGGCCGTGGTCGGCACCGGCATCTGGTACGTCGATCGCCTTGGCGACGAAGGCGCCATCACCGGTGCGCTCGCCTCGGCGGATGCACGCACGCACGTTGCCGCCACCGCGCAGCTCGCGAAGGTCACGCTCGATGACGGCACGCAAGCCGTGCTCACCCCTGAATCCAAGCTCATCGTCCCGAAGCAGTTCGGTGAGTTGATGCACGCGGTGAAGCTCGAGGGCTCGGCGACGTTTACCGTCGTGAAGGGGCAACGACGCCCGCTCGAGATCCGCGCGGGCAACACGCACATCCTCGTGACTGGCACGGTCCTCACCGTGCGCGCCTTCCCGAGTGAAAGCTCGGTCGTCGTTGCACTGAAGGACGGCAGCGCCAACGTGAAGGTCGGCGATAGCGTCCGCACCGTGGCCGCGGGCAAGGCGCTTTTCGTGAAAAACAAGGTGATGCGCGACGCCACGGCACCGGAGATCGAGGAGGCGACGAGCTGGAATGAGCAAACGCTCACGATCTCCAACCGTCAGCTGCGCGACGTGCTGACGTCGCTCCGACGCTGGTATGGGCTGGATATCAAAGTGCTCGATGCACCGCTACTCGACCGGCTGGTGACGATTCAGGCCTCGCTCGACTCGCCGAAGGAGGCGATCAACGCCGTGCAGCAGAGCGCGAACTTGCAGTTTGCCTGGGGCGAAGACGGAAAGACGATGCTCTTCAAGGACGCGCCGGCAAAAGGGGCGAAGAAGAAGTAACCATCCCGGTCATCCTGAGGAGCGCAAGCGACGAGGCTTGCGCTCCTCTAGGGCAGGCGCCTTGCTCAGTATGACAGCTACAGCTAGGGATGCGTCGATACGCGCTCGAGCTTGCCGTTCTTGGCGAAGAC contains:
- a CDS encoding LLM class flavin-dependent oxidoreductase, which translates into the protein MYTFAETTPDPRTGHRITPGQRLRDLIEEIELADQLGLDVFGVGEHHRPDFAVSSPAVVLAAAAERTKQIRLTSAVTVLSSDDPVRVFQDFATLDLLSDGRAEIMAGRGSFTESFPLFGYDLGDYDELFAEKLELLLALRADERVTWHGRHRAALDNLGVYPRPEHEIPIWVAVGGTPQSVVRAANRGLPVALAIIGGAPERFVPLIDLYRESARRAGRDPSTMAVGINSHVWIADDSQRAADEFFPSYADVMTRIGRERGWPPTTRAHLDGLRSPRGSLLVGSPQEVIDKMLFEHELFHYDRFLAQMTVGSMPHDRVLHAIELLGTVVAPAVRRATVNATTTADPDAPAALNGRSALIPRSRASPQRPCD
- a CDS encoding DCC1-like thiol-disulfide oxidoreductase family protein, which gives rise to MAITGSTSSPSTADAASAVAGAGPILLYDGSCGFCAQSVQWILRHERRRRDLRFARLEGALGTTLRARHPELAAIDSLIWYEPATTTASEQLLWQSRGVLRVARYVGGVWAALGSLGAIMPRPFSDSVYAWIARHRRDLAPESCIVPTPEQRQRFIA
- a CDS encoding family 10 glycosylhydrolase; this translates as MSKQFAARRGRGASVVLWFGLAVSTARAQPTPTPPALAREFRAAWISPTEGGDWPSRPGLSIDEQKFELAAILDRAKADGLNAVLLHVRTAADALYPTHRAPWSRYLVGRDASSLGDYAGYDPLALAISEGHARGLQLHAWFNPFRAMPPDDLGKPIAGHVTSTHPEWVRHYGKSTWIDPGIPAARRAVLDAILEVVDRYDIDGVHLDDYFYPYQEEATVTRVVKHGKHRRRITRRVTLHFPDDVSWKRYGLARGWTDRDAWRRANIDDFVQTLYREVKARKRWVLVGISPFGIWRPGYPEGVTGLDSYAEIFADARRWLREGWVDYLAPQLYWPLENYQQRFTKLDAWWRSENVRGRHLWPGLFTMRVGSRYDPWPAEEIAREVDALRAARQGTTESLGHVHFRLGTFAERLSAGDSATFGDELRAQEYAEPALPPASPWLGAAQPARPLIDVPDDDPPLQNGSSGDGPATSDGAHAVLVASPGDSVAVRWWMIQTFSTDRRWRERLVRADSPALALSAADTLGAQWIAVTPISRTGVAGTPAIWGSRQTDR
- a CDS encoding AarF/UbiB family protein, with the protein product MRLDHDRPRFRLAKAYGVTLRVLASYLVLRLRRPFLTPDGYERRLFEKHRVNARRIERAIIELDGLFIKVGQLISILANFLPEEFRRELEGLQDSIPARPLEQIVERIEREFGRGPNSLFAWWNPEPMASASLAQVHEARLHNGVRVAVKVQHADIDEITQLDLTAIRRILGIVQFVTRVRGIESYHSEISAMIRDELDFRKEAENIALIGSRFGSDPMVEFPVVIRDFSTEKVLTTELIEATKVTDLAELERRGIDRPALAQRILTAYCQMIFVDGVYHADPHPGNILVRDDGSIVFVDFGAVGLLSRDMKEGIPQFLDGIFKRESSRITGALRRMGFVARVEADGRAPDEEDVAERVIEYFQRRFLEQVSLESFSLRDVQVDVRAKAEMLADLRKLDVSFRELTRTFRVPKDWVLLERTILLLLGLCTTLDPTMAPMRTIQPYLEEFVLGRGQDWVTLVRSAVKDMALSVLTLPEGLNRLVARANRGDVEIRVQGLRESANLVYDAAQQLVFGVLAAGAGIIAYLARVRGDHFTATTGVVAAVVLLLGVVRSMWKAR
- a CDS encoding pyridoxamine 5'-phosphate oxidase family protein; its protein translation is MLAFLRAHRLAIQATASLDGAPQAAVVGYAVTDDLELVFDTLASTRKAQNLRANPRVAFVIGGLKRADERTVQYEGIADEPVGEELERLKRIYYDVFPDGPSRLSWPGLIYVRVRPMWLRYSDYNTDPPEIMEFRADELSATR